In Candidatus Micrarchaeia archaeon, one genomic interval encodes:
- a CDS encoding GNAT family N-acetyltransferase yields MKELDLPDAKLHKPRGEVYYLRSVAVMKEHQGTGFGKSLIRKQLENARILGKKYFRFTASKNVEGVYLKLGFRKISDYAEFHGTKQAPWETLV; encoded by the coding sequence TTGAAAGAGCTGGATTTGCCAGATGCCAAATTGCACAAGCCACGTGGCGAGGTTTATTATCTTAGAAGCGTTGCAGTGATGAAAGAGCACCAAGGAACGGGATTTGGAAAATCATTAATTCGGAAGCAATTGGAAAATGCACGTATCCTTGGAAAAAAATATTTTAGATTCACTGCATCTAAGAATGTTGAAGGGGTCTATCTCAAACTGGGTTTTCGAAAAATAAGCGATTATGCTGAATTTCACGGCACAAAGCAGGCACCCTGGGAGACCTTGGTCTGA
- a CDS encoding DUF4256 domain-containing protein, with product MAKSDKKEMTPKQREELLSALKARFEENTNRHKGLEWAGVHAKLGANAEKLRSLNEMERTGGEPDVVGHDKKTGEYIFCDCSEESPKGRRNVCYDREALEARKEHKPKDSAIDMAAAMGIEILTEEQYRELQKLGNFDTKTSSWVKTPAEIRKLGGALFCDRRYGNVFVYHNGAESYYGVRGFRGSLRV from the coding sequence ATGGCAAAGAGCGATAAAAAGGAGATGACACCTAAACAACGTGAAGAACTGCTCAGTGCATTGAAAGCCCGTTTTGAGGAAAACACGAATCGCCATAAAGGCCTTGAATGGGCCGGAGTACATGCAAAGCTAGGAGCCAATGCTGAAAAACTGCGGTCGCTCAACGAAATGGAAAGGACTGGCGGCGAACCGGATGTTGTTGGCCATGATAAAAAGACGGGCGAATACATTTTTTGCGATTGTTCAGAGGAAAGCCCCAAAGGCCGCAGAAACGTCTGTTACGACCGCGAAGCGTTAGAGGCAAGGAAAGAACATAAGCCAAAAGATAGCGCCATTGACATGGCAGCGGCCATGGGCATCGAGATTTTGACGGAAGAGCAATACCGGGAGCTGCAGAAACTTGGAAATTTCGATACGAAAACATCGAGTTGGGTGAAGACACCTGCCGAGATTAGAAAACTGGGCGGCGCACTCTTTTGTGATCGCCGTTACGGCAATGTCTTCGTGTATCACAATGGTGCAGAATCTTACTATGGCGTTAGGGGATTTCGCGGCTCGCTAAGGGTCTAA
- a CDS encoding Fic family protein encodes MLGSNGVQVFKTNEGLILPTKQSLMELYRMLTEYTREFANTDVMHYGLRYEGILTMLESRLQGKRYVKGPLENALSVSEELAFRIMCEHPFTDGNKRTALISAFFFLIMNLDYVNRNTGKRYAFLPSAGNFDLGAQMERAKQMELLAAWNDQRRTRELYEFLTGNGIRVRSKNRITEDHIRQYLRKFLKELVVEN; translated from the coding sequence ATGCTGGGCAGCAACGGGGTTCAGGTTTTCAAGACCAACGAAGGGCTCATCCTCCCGACCAAACAGAGCCTGATGGAGCTCTACAGGATGCTCACTGAGTACACGCGCGAATTCGCGAACACGGACGTGATGCACTACGGGCTCAGGTACGAGGGCATACTCACCATGTTGGAGAGCAGGCTCCAGGGCAAGAGATACGTGAAAGGCCCGCTCGAGAACGCGCTTTCGGTTTCAGAGGAGCTTGCGTTCAGGATAATGTGCGAGCACCCCTTCACTGACGGGAACAAGAGGACCGCGCTCATAAGCGCGTTCTTCTTTCTCATCATGAATTTGGATTACGTGAACAGGAATACGGGGAAGAGATACGCGTTCCTGCCGAGCGCGGGGAATTTCGACCTCGGCGCGCAGATGGAAAGGGCGAAGCAGATGGAGCTCCTCGCGGCATGGAATGATCAGAGGAGAACCCGGGAGCTGTACGAATTCCTCACTGGAAACGGGATAAGGGTGAGGAGCAAGAACAGGATAACCGAGGACCACATACGCCAATATTTGCGCAAATTCCTCAAGGAACTCGTAGTGGAGAACTAA